The Arctopsyche grandis isolate Sample6627 chromosome 10, ASM5162203v2, whole genome shotgun sequence genome window below encodes:
- the LOC143917771 gene encoding uncharacterized protein LOC143917771 — translation MIRILQINLNGCQAAQDVMIQTAEERRADLVIVSEQYRNIPHRWYSDASSRSAIYTPTAHLRITNAVSIGVQGWTWVEMRGVRFYSCYFSPSATIEEFKRDLVCLEDDVRTSTLPVVVAGDFNSKAPEWGSKKTDRRGILLSEMASHLHLHAANVGSAYTFVRGSTGSVIDVTFAGETIIGRIRKWQVLDSYSHSDHRYIGFELEDRLAGPQITKIKSD, via the exons ATGATCCGCATACTCCAGATCAATCTGAATGGATGCCAGGCGGCGCAGGATGTGATGATACAGACAGCAGAGGAGCGGCGAGCGGACCTCGTGATTGTGTCTGAACAGTACCGCAACATTCCTCATCGATGGTATTCGGATGCAAGCTCAAGATCTGCAATCTACACACCAACTGCCCACCTGCGAATCACGAATGCTGTTTCAATTGGCGTCCAAGGCTGGACGTGGGTGGAGATGAGGGGAGTGAGGTTCTATAGCTGCTATTTTTCTCCTAGTGCAACAATAGAGGAATTCAAGAGAGATCTCGTCTGCCTTGAAGATGACGTGAGAACATCGACCTTACCTGTTGTCGTTGCCGGAGATTTTAACTCAAAAGCTCCAGAGTGGGGCTCTAAAAAAACGGATCGCAGAGGTATTTTACTCTCTGAAATGGCATCGCATTTACATCTGCATGCGGCCAACGTAGGAAGTGCTTACACGTTCGTTCGGGGCAGCACCGGATCGGTCATCGATGTCACATTTGCAGGTGAAACAATAATTGGCAGGATCCGAAAATGGCAAGTGCTTGACAGCTACTCTCACAGCGACCATCGCTACATTGGCTTCGAGTTGGAAGATCGCCTCGCCGGGCCACAAAT AACTAAGatcaaaagtgactga